TAAGTTTGAACAACATGTTGGTTCAAGTTGCGCTTTAAGCGCCTAATAGAATTTGTATCTCTTGTCTTCAATATTCGCGGCTTCCCTAAGCGCTGTAAATGCCTCGTAAGGCGCAGTGCGCCGAATTCTTTGCTCTTCCTGTTGTTTTACCATGGTCGGAGTAGTACTTCCTGTAGAGGTTGTGTTGGTAACCTGAAGGGTGTACACTCCATTTTCTCCCTCTATAGGATAGGAAAGCTGATTTTCCTCCAATTCCATAGCTGCACCCACCACTTTGGGTTCTGATCCGGCGCCGGGAATTCCGGAGGTAGAATAGTTGACATCATTGGCTGACATGATCTCCAGATTCAATTGATCGGCAATCTCTTCCAACGAACCGGCATTTTGCATGGCTTCATTGAATTGATCTTGTATTTTCTCAGCCTTCTTGTTTCTGGTCACTGTAACCCTGATATTGCTTTTTACCTGTTCGAAGGGGGCAATGCCTTCTTTTCGGATTTCGGTTACAAAACCCACCACAAAATTATCCCCTATTTCAAAGATGGGGTCATTATCGCTGGTAATTAACTGGTTTTCTTTGGTATCGTATGCCGCCCTGATCAGGTTTCTTGCATCTTCAAGCCCCGGTATGGTGTTGGAGTTGATTTGAACATTATTGGCTGTTCTTTTGGTAAGCTCGTTTTCCTGCACGGCCTCTGTAAAATTCTCAAAAGAACTTAGCTCTCCGGCAAACCGGCTTGCCCTGGAATATACTTTCTGATAGGTTTCCGAACTGGGTTCGATCCTTCTTGTCAGTGTGGCTACCTGGACCTTTTTGGTCTCTCTTCCTCTTTCGGTAACTTCCAGCAGATGAAAACCATATTGTGATTGTACCAGTTTGATTTCTCCGGGCTGTGCAAAAAATGCCGTATCCGTTATGGCTTCTACCATTTCACCCTGCTGTATCCAACCTAAGTTTCCGCCATCAGGCGCTGTGTTTTGATCAGCCGAATGCTGCTCTGCCAGTTGGCTGAAGCTGGCCCCTTGCTCCAGCTCCTGCATCAGACTGTCAGCCAGATTTTTTGCATTTTGAATGTTTCTTTGATTTCTGTCCGGCTGGATCAATATATGACGGGCCTTGACAGAATCAGGCAGATATTGGATATCCATCAGTTTGGATAATTTAAATGCCTCATCTTCCCGGTAAGGGCCATAAACATCACCTGGTTCGGCCGAAAACATAAAATCAGCAATGGAATCAGAAAGTTCTTCTTTTTTGTAATACGTATCGTCAAAAGGATTATCGCTGTTCAGATTGACAAATTCCGCAGTTTCACCGGCATTCTTAAAATCTTCAACCGAATTGTATATATATTCCCTGGCCGCTTCTATATCCTTCTCTGTGGGTTCAATGTTAAAGGTAACATATTCCAGATCACGGCTTGCAGATTGTTTATAATGCTGTTTGTGGCTGTCATAATAATCCTTCAGATCCGATTCCTCCACCTCAATCATATCATCACTAATGCTGTTAAAACGTTGCAGTACGAAATTGAAATCTACATTCCGGGCATTTAGTTCTGCAAGTTTTTTGCTTTCACTGGAAGTTAGATAGAGGCTTTTGTTAATAAGATTACTGAATTTGGTGTATTTCCTTTCTCTTATCATCTGATCTTCGAGATAAAGCCAGTAAGTCTTTGTTTTGCCCGAGGGATCCTGGTTATAGCTTTTGAGAAATCTTATTATGGCCATATTATTTACCTGACCTGTTTCCGGATTGGTAAAAAGTTGCTGAATCATGGGATGTATATTCTCTCCCTGAACCATATCCCAAAGTTCCTGGGAGCTGACCCCAATACCCATTTCTTCATATATATTGCTCATGATATGTTCCCGGGTAAGCCGCTCCCATACCTGTTGCCTTAGCTGTTCACGGGTTTCTGCATCGATTGACGTCTGATCCTGCGACATTTTATTGATTTCTACCAGTCTTTCCACTTCTCTCTGAAAATTTTGGTATGATATGGATTCTCCTCCTATTTCTGCGATTTCAAATCTATCGCCTCTCATGGCTGAACCTCCGCCCCTGAACAGGTCTCCGAGCACAAAAGCGAGCAATGCCAATCCGATAACTACTCCAACAAGTACTCCCGCTCTGTTTCTTATTTTTTCAAGTGTAGCCATTGATTCAAGTTTTTATTTAAATGTTTTTATTATTAGCTTTTTCGAAGCTACGAAGATAGAAATTTTTGGATTTTTATGTAAATCTTTCGGCTTCTTTTTCAGCATAAAGGTAAATTCGTTATTATGAGTTTCTTTTCCGGAGATGTCTGCGAAAAGCATACATGGTAACCCCAATTCCTGTAAAAAGGAAAAATATCAAACTGTTGCTCAGGTGATTTTCAATGACTGCCTTGATTCCCAGTATAAAACATAGAAGCGCTACAAGCAGCCAAACAACTTCCATAAAGTGAAGGGGTTTTTTACTCATCTTCCACTTCGATTGTTCCGGTTGTCTTCTTGATACTCCAGTTGGTGAAATTTTGGTTGGCTTCAAAGCCTCTTCCGTGAATAATACCATCTTCAGTGGTAATTCTTACATATCGGTCGGTGTGGATTATTTCTTTGTCTTGATTCCAGATGAGGTACTCTGTATTCAGCGTATCTCCTTCACTGTTGATGGCTACCACGTTATTCTTAGCTTCCCAGCGATCGTCTTCCTCGTGATAAATAGCGTAATTTGCAGTGATTCGTGATTCAACGGTCATGGTACTGTCATAGAAGCGGACATTCAAACCATGGGGGAATATGGTATGAGGATCTTCAACGCTCGTATAGCGGTTGATTTCCGGTGAAGTGACTTTTACTTTTAAACGGCCGTTGCTTGTATGTTTAATTTCTGCATTTTTCATCGACTGATCGGGGAAATCGCTTTCCTGCCGCATCAGTTTAACTTTCTCTATATCGTTCTCACAGGCTGAAAAAAATACAATAATTCCGCACAAAAGCGGAATTATTGTATTTCTGAACTTTTCAAGGTTATTTTTGTGTTTATTCAGATGTTCTAACAGTTGTCGTTTCATTGATCCAGCATCCTATCTGGTATGTGTCTCCAATTTCGTAATTCTGGAAGAATATATCTTTCTTATCGGGAAAACGCGGTCTGTACGAATCGATATAACCCTGGGCTTCATCGGCAATATCGGAATCAACTTGTTTGGCCTTCTGGAATTTATCTACAGCAGCCCATAAAACCGCTTTTTGTTCAAACTCTTCCTCGCCACATTCTTCGGTGGACTCGGCATACAATCTTCCGATAAGAAGGTAAGGCCTGCCATTGTCAGGATTGAATTCTATGGCTTGTCTCGCATATTCTCTTGCAGTAACTTTATCTTCGCGTTCTTCAAAAGCTAAGGTAGCCAGTTCTGTGGAATAATCAGCTTTTTTCTTATCATCTTCTTCGAGTTCGATTGCATTTTTATAATATTCCACGGTTTTATCAAGATTCTCTCTTTCGTAGAATAATTCTGCAATATGATGAGCAATATCGGGATCCGGTTCGAGCTTGTTTAACTGAATGTTGGCATTAAGATACAAATCGCTTTCGGTGCATTTGGCATCAGTCAACAACCCGATAATTTTATTGACTGTCTCAAGGTCTTCTTTATTTTCCTCAAACCTGGGTTTATATAGGGAGATCAGGTTTTCGCATGTAGCGGCATCACTGTTTTCAAATATTTTATCAATTGTCTCCTTGGCTCTTGTCAAAATTTTATGGTCCGGATCTTCTTCAAGCTGGCTTTCCACTAATTTTAATGTTAAGGAATAGTCGTCCAATATTTGTTTGTCCTCAATTATGCCATTTTTATGTAAGCTATTGGAGAGATTCATATAATTTACCAGTACTACCGCACTTGATTCTTCTCCTCTCATATCAATTGACTTAGCCAGCAGATCATACACTTTTTTAAGGTTTTCAGCCGATTTCTCTCCATGATTGAGCAGGTCAAGTGCTTTTTTACCCGTAACGTAGCCCTCCTGATCGAAATATTCAATCCTTTTGTCATACAGATTCATGAGGCTATCCAGAAATTTCTTCTTTCTATCCTCGTCTTCGGCATCTTCGATGGCGTCTTTGATCATATTTTCTCCATGAAGATAAATGTTCTTTGAGGCACGCGGGCATTCGTTATATACCACTTTCCATGGTTCAACGGCATCTTCATAGTTATTCTGTCTATAATATTCTACATAGAGGGAAAGATTTTTGAGGCAGCGAATGCTGTCTTTCCCACTTCCAAACTTAGATCCTTCCTCTGCTCCGGTTTGTCCGAAAGCTTGGAGCGAAGGAAGAAGGCTGATCAAAAAAATAAACAGGAATAGTTTTCTTAATGTATTCATCATCACTCATTTATTTTAGTTATTATCTATATTTTTGTTTTATGAACCAGAAGTCTTGAAACGTAATGTTAAAATTAACCATTGCATAGTTCTCTTCTATAAGATTCTCGCTGGTTGTGCCTCTTCTTCCCAGCTTCAATGCAATATTGAATTTTGTTCTATTATATCTCAACGGTAAACCCAATCCAAATGTTATGCCAAAATCTTTCAGTTGTTGATTATTTAGATTGAGATAGGATTGTTTATAGAAAGCCCCCAGCCGATAATCAACTCTTTGCAGATAGCTTCCCAGGGCCTCTTCATCGGGGGTGTATTGCATTCCACCGCGCAATGAATAACTATCGGAAAGGTTGTCAAATTCTTCTTCAAGTGTTGACCAGTCTTGGTATTCGAAATCTGCACCAAAAATAAGTTTTCTGCCTTGTAAAGCAAAACCCCCGCTCCATCCCTGTGGGTATTGGAATTTTGAATCTTTAGTCTGCTGAATCCTGTCAATCGTATCTTGTCTGGTAACTCCCTGGTTATCGTTATACTGGTAAAATGAGAAAAATTCATAAGATTTTTCTAAATCCAGATTCGTGCTTAAATCGTGACTAACACCCAAAGTCAGATTAGAGTTTTCGGAAAGGTTGAATTCATATTGAAGACCCGTTTGAAAGCGGCTTCCTCTTAAGTGAAAATTTAAATCCTTTTGGAAGAGTCCGCTATAAGGATCTTCAGGCAATGCAGCAGTGGAATTATAGGTGGTATTTCCGAACAGATAATAATAATTCACCCCCACGCTCAGGTTTTTTGTCAAATCGAATGCATTACCAATATAAAACTGCCTGATGCCGCCTTCTCCTTCAAAGCGGTTCTCCATTTCATCTATACCATTTGGGTTGGTAGTAGTTTTAACATGATAGCCTACCTGGCTCAGGGGCACTATGCCGATACTGCTTTTCCACCAACGGAATACGGGGAATCCTATGGCCAGATGATCAAACCCCAACGCCCTGCGGGTAATCTGGTCATCGGAAGATCTTTGTAATGAAGCGTTGGCACTGATACCTACATCAAATATAAAGGAATTGGTATCTTGAGCTGTGTAGGAAGCTGGATTGGAATAGTTGATCACATCATTCATTCGGATGCCTGAAGTAATTGAGCCAAATCCCATGGTATTGCCCATGTTTTGATCAACCATTTCTCCCAGGCCGTATCTGGTATAGGGTGAATAAATGCCTTTCTGGCTGTAGCTGTTTATGCTGTAAAATAACGCCAGACTCAGTATGATAAAAATCCATTTAATGCGCATATAAATTGTATTTCAGTATTTTATTAAGTCCTATAAGGACTAAATCCGGTTCTACAAAGATGGGATATTTTAATTTATTATCAAAGAAATTACTATCTCCACCTGTTAAGATTGTTGTTAAGTTTCCGTTTCTAACGGATAAACTTTCAATATAATTGTTCATTTCAAAAATAATACCATTTTGTACTCCCCTTATAATGGCCTTGTTTGTATTTTCTCCCAGCAGTTCAAAATCTTCTTCCTTCTGAAGAAGAGGAAGGTTGTTTGTGAATTGATGCAAGGCCCGGTATCTCATAGATAAACCGGGCGAAATGTTTCCTCCAATATATTCCTGGTCTTTGTTTACGAAATCAAAGGTTAGTGCTGTTCCTGCATCTATAACCAAAATATTGCAACCGGGGTAAAGTGAGATGCCTCCAATGGCTGCTGCAATTCGGTCCTTGCCAAGCGTTTCGGGGGTCTGGTAACAATTCTTTACGGGCAACAATGTTTTGGAGGATAACTCGATATAATGTTTCAAATACTGCTTTAGTCTTGTTGCTCCGGGTATGCTATATTCTTTGACCGATGAAATGATTACATTTTCTATCTTGTATTGCAATACAAGATCAAGAATCTTTTGGTAAAGATCATGATTAAACCGCATAACCCGGAAGGGTTTGTCATTTTTAAATATTCCTGCTTTTACGGCGGAATTTCCTATGTCTACGGCTAAATTCATGCTGATCAGTGCTCTATGAGCATGCCAAATTTATAAATTTTCTTTCATATCATTGAGCATTTTGAGTGCTTTATTTATATTATTGATATTTTGTACAGTAAGGGTTAGTTTTTTCCCTTCTTTCATCTGGAATAATTCTTGGTTTTGTTGCACATACCGTAGAATGCCGCTGAAGACGGGAGACTGGTAATAAGGTGATTCCTGGTTCGAAATAAAATGCATGATCAGGGTATTGTTTTTTATAAGGATTTTTTCAAAGCCCAGATCAATAGCCAGCCATCTTAATCTTACTACATTCAGTAATTCCTGTGTGGGTTTTGGAAGAGCACCGAACCGGTCCACCAGTTTTTCTTCAAAGGCTTTCAGTTGTTGCTCATTTCCTATATTGTCAAGCTCTCTGTAAAGGTTAATTCTTTCAGATATGTTGGGGATGTAATCATCCGGAAAGAGAATTTCGAGATCGGTTTCAATTTGACAGTCCTGAATAAATCTTTGCTCGACTTTTTGTTTTTTAATATCTTCTTTTTTCTCTTCCTGAAAAAGGTCTTTGAATTCGTTTTCCTTTAATTCCTGTAAAGCCTCATCCAGTATCCGCTGATAGGTTTCAAGGCCTATATCGGCAATAAATCCGCTTTGTTCTTTGCCGAGTAAGTTTCCTGCTCCCCTTATATCAAGGTCCTGCATGGAGATATTGAAACCGCTTCCCAGTTCGGAGAATTCTTCAATTGCTTTCAGTCTTTTACGGGCTTCCGGTGTTACTGCCGTTAAAGGAGGAGCGAGCAGGTAACAAAAAGCTTTTTTGTTGGATCGTCCTACCCTTCCCCTGAGCTGATGCAAATCGCTTAAGCCGAAATTCTGGGCCTCATTTATGATCATGGTGTTGGCATTGGGAATATCCAGGCCTGATTCGATGATGCTGGTAGCAATGAGCACATCATATTCATGGTTGATGAAATCAAGCATGATCTTTTCCAGCTTGGATCCTTCCATTTGCCCGTGGGCAACAACAGTTTTAACATCCGGGCAAAGGCGGTTGACCAGTTTTTCCACTTCATAAATATTTTGAATCCGGTTGTTGATGAAAAAAACCTGGCCGTTTCTTTCAAATTCATAGTGTATGGCTTCTCTGATGATGTCTTCATTAAAGGTATGAACCTCCGTAATGATTGGATAGCGGTTGGGAGGTGGAGTGTGTATAATGGAAAGGTCTCTGGCTCCCATCAGCGAAAATTGCAACGTTCGGGGGATAGGTGTTGCTGTAAGTGTTAATGTATCCACATTGAGTTTAAGCTGTTTCAGTTTTTCCTTGGCTGCTACCCCGAATTTCTGCTCCTCGTCAATGATCAGGAGTCCGAGATTTTTAAAATGGATATCTTTGCTGATGAGCCTGTGGGTTCCAATAACAATATCCGTTTTGCCTTCGGCGATGTTTTCCTTGATCTCTTTTTGTTTTTTATGACCTCTCAGGCGGCTTATATGTTCCACTGTACCGGGGAATTCTTTAAGCCTCCGGGAGAAAGTTTGATAATGCTGGAAAGCAAGGAGGGTCGTCGGCACCAATATGGCTACTTGTTTGCTGTCAGTAATGGCTTTGAATGCTGCCCTGATGGCTATCTCCGTTTTGCCAAAGCCTACATCACCGCAAATTAGCCGGTCCATCGGTGTTTCTTTTTCCATATCCTGCTTGCTGGCTTTGGTTGCAGCAAGCTGGTCGGGCGTGTCTTCGTAAATAAAGGAAGATTCCAGTTCGTGCTGTAAATAGGTGTCTTCGGAAAAGGCAAATCCTTTTTTTTCTTTTCGCTGTGCATAAAGCTGGATCAATTCCTTTGCGATATCCTTGACCTTGTTTTTGGTTTTGTTTTTAAGATTTTTCCAGGCTGCGGAGCCCAGCTTGTATATTTTCGGAGGTGTGAGGTCTTTACTTTTATATTTGGAGATTTTATGCAAAGAATGGATATTCACATAAAGGATATCGTTGTCTTTATAAATTAATCTGATGGCTTCCTGTGTTTTGCCGTTAATTTCTATTTTCTCCAGTCCACCGAACTTTCCGATGCCATGATCTACATGAACTACATAATCACCGGGATGAAGCTTATTAAGCTCTTCAATATTCAACCTTTCTTTCCGTGAAAAACCCGACTTGATGTGAAATTTGTGGTAACGTCCGAATATCTGATGATCCGTATAACAGCAGATTTGAAGTTCATGATCAATAAATCCTTCATGCAGTGTTTCCAGAATGGGAGTGAACCGGATGTTTGGGTTGATGTCCTCGAAGATGGCTTTTAACCTTTCAATTTGTTTTTCATTATTGGACAGTATGTAGTTGGTATATCCCTGCTCCTGATTTTTGATCAGATTGTCTGACAGCAGATCGAAGTTTTTGTTGAAAGCCGGTGGAGGTGAGGAATTGAACGTTACAGTATTTGACTCCGGGAAATGGCCTTTGTAACCAATTTCGACCCAATGGAACCCTTTGATTTGTTCTTCAAAATGTGATTTTGTTATGATGTAGGAGTCAATATTCTGATTGGGATTACTTTCAATGGTCTTATCAAAAAGCTCGGCAATGCGGCCGGAAATGTAGTCGAATTCTTTGACCCAGATTACCGTTTTTGTGTCGAGATATTCGAAAAATGACTGCCATTCGGATTCTTTTGAATGCCCGTCTTGTAGTTTTGGTTGTATTACGGCTTTGTTCAGGTTCTGAACAGAAAGTTGATTTTCAACGTCAAATTTCCTTATGGATTCCACCTCCTCACCAAAAAAGTCAATACGGTAGGGATGGTCATCTGAAAACGAGAAAATATCAACAATACTCCCCCGTACTGAAAACTGGCCCGGCTCATAAACAAAATCTACCTGCTCAAAATTGTATTCAAACAGCATATCATTCAGAAAATCCGAAGAAATTTTTTCTCCTTTGTTGATCTCAAGCGTATTTTTTACCAGTTCTTTTCTTTTTACTACCTTTTCAATAATGGCTTCCGGGTAACTGATTATTAATGCGCTTTCGTTGTTTCTTACCGCGTTCAGTACGCCGGTTCTGAGTATGATGTTGGTAGGATCTTCCTGGCCGAACCGGACAGACCGTTTAAAAGTAGAAGGGAAAAAATATACGTCCTGATCGGATAAAAGATTCTGAAGATCGTTATAGAAATAGGCGGCTTCTTCTTTGTCTCTCAGCAGAAATAAATGAGGGAAGGGTATGTGCTGTGCCGTACCGGCAGCCAGCGCACTGTCCAGGGAACCAGCCAGGCCCTTTACATAGGTTTTTGATTGCTGACGTATATGGCCTGTTAACTGCTTAACTTTCGGATGATCCTTATATTGATGTGTTATTTCTGATAGATTCACCGCAATAAATTTTGAGCGCAAAATTAAAATTCTACATTCTAATCATGAAAAATTTATGAGATTAAAGATATTTGCAACCAATAAAATCCAATGCTTAAAGGATGATTGTATATAAATTTGGCGGTGCTTCGGTTAAGGATGCCGAAGGTGTGGAAAATCTCAGAAATATTTTATCGGCTGAAAATGAAGCCCGGATTATAGTAGTCAGCGCTTTTGGTAAAACCACCAATAATCTTGAAGAAATAACCGGTGCCATTTATGATAGAGACGGGTTAAACTTTCAAGACCATTTTAAGAAATTAAGGGATTACCATTATTCAATCCTTAAGAAATTGTTTAAGAGGCATGAAAAAATTTATGGAGAAGTTGATGCTTTATTTGATTCAATCAACCGGGCTTTTTCGGATAAATGGACGCATTACGACCGTTTGTATGACCATATTGTAAGTATAGGGGAGATTCTTAGTACCAAAATCATCTGTGCTTATTTAAACGTTAGTGGTTTGAATTGCAGGTGGATAGACATGAGAAAAAATCTGATAACCGATGCTGTTTTCCGTGAGGCCGGGTTAGATTGGGAAAGAAGCCGGAAGAAGATAAGGAAACATTTTGTTCCTGAGGGGGATGAGGTAATCATTACCCAGGGTTTTATTGGCGGAACATCCAGGGGAGCTAGCACCACTCTGGGCAGGGAAGGTTCAGATTATAGCGCGGCTATCCTTGCCAATATGCTGAATGCAACGAAGCTGGTGGTATGGAAAGACGTACCCGGTGTGATGAATGCGGATCCCCGTTACTTCAGGAATGCCTGTAAACTGGAGAGAATTTCCTTTCAGGAAGCCATTGAATTGGCCTATTATGGAGCTAAAATACTTCATCCCAAGACCATTAAGCCCTTGCAGAATAAAAGCATTCCCCTCTATGTAAAATCTTTTCTGGAACCCGATCATGAAGGTACTTTGATTACTGATTATGAAAGATATGATGAAGATAAACCGATTTATATCCTTAAAACCGATCAGATTCTTATTTCTGTCCTTCCCAGAGATTTTTCATTTGTTTTTGAGGCAACGCTGAGCAAGATTTACAGTCTTTTTGCAAAATACAGGATTAAGATCAATCTGGTGCAAAATTCGGCCATCAACTTTACTTTTTGTGCGGATGCGAATAACCAGGGTATATTTCAACTCATAGACGATTTGAAGGAAGATTACAGAGTATTGTACAACAAAGGGTTGGAATTGTTAACCATCAGGCATTATACCGAACAGATACTCCAAGAGGTTCAAAAAGGACGACGTATTCTGGTTGAGCAACGCAGCCGGCATACGGCCCAATTCCTTATGGAAGAAGAAAGTTAGATCCCGTTTTGTGGTTTCGCCCGAATTGTTATATGACGATGCACAAGAAGGAAGGGTTGTTGATACCATGAAGTTTATTTTTCTTCTACCGAGTTATTCAAATAAACTTTAAAGGCCGGTTTATATCCTCTGAACGTTCCATTTTCTTTATAAACTTCATAAGCCAGCATTACAGAGTGTACTTCTTTAACCATTTGGAGCCTGTCCGGATTAAAATACCATCTTTCTTTGAACTGGATTTTGCCTACATTTGATCGGTCAAACTCCTCCTTGTTTTCCAGTTGTTTAATCTGATCTACAGAAAGTGGCTTGTCTTCAAAATAATCATAGGGTTGCATTTTGCCTGAGTAAACGGCTTCGAATATGAAATCTACCAACTCTTTGCGGTCAAAAGAACGCAGCCATTTTTTCTGCCAGTCATCCCCGTTATTCCTGGCTTTAACCACTACCCC
Above is a genomic segment from Bacteroidales bacterium containing:
- a CDS encoding type III pantothenate kinase, whose product is MNLAVDIGNSAVKAGIFKNDKPFRVMRFNHDLYQKILDLVLQYKIENVIISSVKEYSIPGATRLKQYLKHYIELSSKTLLPVKNCYQTPETLGKDRIAAAIGGISLYPGCNILVIDAGTALTFDFVNKDQEYIGGNISPGLSMRYRALHQFTNNLPLLQKEEDFELLGENTNKAIIRGVQNGIIFEMNNYIESLSVRNGNLTTILTGGDSNFFDNKLKYPIFVEPDLVLIGLNKILKYNLYAH
- a CDS encoding aspartate kinase — encoded protein: MIVYKFGGASVKDAEGVENLRNILSAENEARIIVVSAFGKTTNNLEEITGAIYDRDGLNFQDHFKKLRDYHYSILKKLFKRHEKIYGEVDALFDSINRAFSDKWTHYDRLYDHIVSIGEILSTKIICAYLNVSGLNCRWIDMRKNLITDAVFREAGLDWERSRKKIRKHFVPEGDEVIITQGFIGGTSRGASTTLGREGSDYSAAILANMLNATKLVVWKDVPGVMNADPRYFRNACKLERISFQEAIELAYYGAKILHPKTIKPLQNKSIPLYVKSFLEPDHEGTLITDYERYDEDKPIYILKTDQILISVLPRDFSFVFEATLSKIYSLFAKYRIKINLVQNSAINFTFCADANNQGIFQLIDDLKEDYRVLYNKGLELLTIRHYTEQILQEVQKGRRILVEQRSRHTAQFLMEEES
- a CDS encoding SurA N-terminal domain-containing protein, which gives rise to MATLEKIRNRAGVLVGVVIGLALLAFVLGDLFRGGGSAMRGDRFEIAEIGGESISYQNFQREVERLVEINKMSQDQTSIDAETREQLRQQVWERLTREHIMSNIYEEMGIGVSSQELWDMVQGENIHPMIQQLFTNPETGQVNNMAIIRFLKSYNQDPSGKTKTYWLYLEDQMIRERKYTKFSNLINKSLYLTSSESKKLAELNARNVDFNFVLQRFNSISDDMIEVEESDLKDYYDSHKQHYKQSASRDLEYVTFNIEPTEKDIEAAREYIYNSVEDFKNAGETAEFVNLNSDNPFDDTYYKKEELSDSIADFMFSAEPGDVYGPYREDEAFKLSKLMDIQYLPDSVKARHILIQPDRNQRNIQNAKNLADSLMQELEQGASFSQLAEQHSADQNTAPDGGNLGWIQQGEMVEAITDTAFFAQPGEIKLVQSQYGFHLLEVTERGRETKKVQVATLTRRIEPSSETYQKVYSRASRFAGELSSFENFTEAVQENELTKRTANNVQINSNTIPGLEDARNLIRAAYDTKENQLITSDNDPIFEIGDNFVVGFVTEIRKEGIAPFEQVKSNIRVTVTRNKKAEKIQDQFNEAMQNAGSLEEIADQLNLEIMSANDVNYSTSGIPGAGSEPKVVGAAMELEENQLSYPIEGENGVYTLQVTNTTSTGSTTPTMVKQQEEQRIRRTAPYEAFTALREAANIEDKRYKFY
- the lptC gene encoding LPS export ABC transporter periplasmic protein LptC encodes the protein MKRQLLEHLNKHKNNLEKFRNTIIPLLCGIIVFFSACENDIEKVKLMRQESDFPDQSMKNAEIKHTSNGRLKVKVTSPEINRYTSVEDPHTIFPHGLNVRFYDSTMTVESRITANYAIYHEEDDRWEAKNNVVAINSEGDTLNTEYLIWNQDKEIIHTDRYVRITTEDGIIHGRGFEANQNFTNWSIKKTTGTIEVEDE
- the mfd gene encoding transcription-repair coupling factor, translated to MAAGTAQHIPFPHLFLLRDKEEAAYFYNDLQNLLSDQDVYFFPSTFKRSVRFGQEDPTNIILRTGVLNAVRNNESALIISYPEAIIEKVVKRKELVKNTLEINKGEKISSDFLNDMLFEYNFEQVDFVYEPGQFSVRGSIVDIFSFSDDHPYRIDFFGEEVESIRKFDVENQLSVQNLNKAVIQPKLQDGHSKESEWQSFFEYLDTKTVIWVKEFDYISGRIAELFDKTIESNPNQNIDSYIITKSHFEEQIKGFHWVEIGYKGHFPESNTVTFNSSPPPAFNKNFDLLSDNLIKNQEQGYTNYILSNNEKQIERLKAIFEDINPNIRFTPILETLHEGFIDHELQICCYTDHQIFGRYHKFHIKSGFSRKERLNIEELNKLHPGDYVVHVDHGIGKFGGLEKIEINGKTQEAIRLIYKDNDILYVNIHSLHKISKYKSKDLTPPKIYKLGSAAWKNLKNKTKNKVKDIAKELIQLYAQRKEKKGFAFSEDTYLQHELESSFIYEDTPDQLAATKASKQDMEKETPMDRLICGDVGFGKTEIAIRAAFKAITDSKQVAILVPTTLLAFQHYQTFSRRLKEFPGTVEHISRLRGHKKQKEIKENIAEGKTDIVIGTHRLISKDIHFKNLGLLIIDEEQKFGVAAKEKLKQLKLNVDTLTLTATPIPRTLQFSLMGARDLSIIHTPPPNRYPIITEVHTFNEDIIREAIHYEFERNGQVFFINNRIQNIYEVEKLVNRLCPDVKTVVAHGQMEGSKLEKIMLDFINHEYDVLIATSIIESGLDIPNANTMIINEAQNFGLSDLHQLRGRVGRSNKKAFCYLLAPPLTAVTPEARKRLKAIEEFSELGSGFNISMQDLDIRGAGNLLGKEQSGFIADIGLETYQRILDEALQELKENEFKDLFQEEKKEDIKKQKVEQRFIQDCQIETDLEILFPDDYIPNISERINLYRELDNIGNEQQLKAFEEKLVDRFGALPKPTQELLNVVRLRWLAIDLGFEKILIKNNTLIMHFISNQESPYYQSPVFSGILRYVQQNQELFQMKEGKKLTLTVQNINNINKALKMLNDMKENL